Proteins co-encoded in one Rhopalosiphum maidis isolate BTI-1 chromosome 2, ASM367621v3, whole genome shotgun sequence genomic window:
- the LOC113554506 gene encoding ectonucleoside triphosphate diphosphohydrolase 5-like isoform X1: MKKNISDQSKYLMQTTVTIIRFIVIYSQFTILYLHNVVEVNAAPSTQQSNQSHQLNCVVIIDAGSTGSKVLAAAFKKKDGSYLLDNYIFKREEGGLAEYADDEKKREDIIRHLLEQAEDFMNKNPHCARTPLLLRATAGLRMLNEKSDEIINQVKRIFGEYSAIFQVDDNSVEIMDGSDEGLFAWFTVNYLLKRLEDLENSVAVLDLGGASLQITFYPTDDKKIPMNTSFIKEYAIMGKTKKLYNQSYLGFGYKAVRTKVFKSVDNSKINYTSPCQHTADQVSYSFNLINYSITAENAERSPDLHYLNCKNYIENIVKETVEPVHLNKNIVAISFFYYQALNAEMIDEHGGDVTLQQFEKVAKKCFDQEFDRKNPFKCFDLIYIYVLFLQGFGFPDDTPITFKKYINNFQLSWPLGAAYQALQ; encoded by the exons atgaaaaag aatatttcagatcaaagtaaatatttgatgCAAACCACTGTAACAATTATACGTTTCATAGTAATCtatt ctcagtttactattttatacttacataatgtTGTTGAAGTAAATGCTGCTCCATCTACCCAACAATCAAACCAAAGCCATCAATTGAATTGTGTAGTCATTATAGATGCGGGAAGTACTGGATCTAAAGTCTTAGCTGCTGCTTTTAAAaaga agGATGGTAGCTATTTGCTAgacaactatatttttaaacgagaAGAAGGTGGTTTAGCTGAATATGCTGATgacgaaaaaaaa AGAGAAGATATAATACGTCATTTATTAGAGCAAGCTGaagattttatgaataaaaatcctCATTGTGCTAGAACACCACTTTTATTGAGAGCAACAGCTGGTTTAAGaatgttaaatgaaaaatcagatgaaattattaatcaa gtaaAAAGAATTTTCGGTGAATATAGCGCAATATTTCAAGTAGATGACAATTCGGTGGAAATAATGGATGGTAGTGATGAAGGGCTTTTTGCATGGTTCACAGTTAATTATCTcttaa aGAGATTAGAGGATCTCGAAAATTCGGTAGCAGTTTTAGATTTAGGTGGTGCATCTTTACAGATCACCTTTTACCCAActgacgataaaaaaataccaatgaATACTTCATTTATAAAAGAGTATGCGATTAtgggaaaaacaaaaaaattatataaccaaaG ttatttaggtTTTGGATACAAGGCTGTGCGAACAAAAGTTTTCAAATCGGtagataatagtaaaataaattatacttcacCATGTCAACACACAGCTGACCAAGTAtcttattcatttaatttaataaattactctaTAAC tgCAGAAAATGCAGAAAGAAGTCCTGATCttcattatttaaactgtaaaaattacattgaaaatattgttaaagaaACTGTCGAAcctgtacatttaaataaaaatatagtagcaATTTCTTTCTTTTACTACCAAGCTTTAAATGCTGAAATGATtg aTGAACATGGAGGAGATGTCACTTTACAACAGTTTGAAAAAGTcgcaaaaa AATGTTTTGATCAGGAATTTGATAGAAAAAATCCATTCAAATGTTTCGATTTGATCTACATTTATGTCTTATTTCTACAAGGATTTGGTTTTCCTGATGATACTCCAATCACT tttaagaaatatataaacaattttcaactAAGCTGGCCTCTTGGAGCTGCTTACCAAGCTTTACAATAA
- the LOC113554506 gene encoding ectonucleoside triphosphate diphosphohydrolase 5-like isoform X2 has product MQTTVTIIRFIVIYSQFTILYLHNVVEVNAAPSTQQSNQSHQLNCVVIIDAGSTGSKVLAAAFKKKDGSYLLDNYIFKREEGGLAEYADDEKKREDIIRHLLEQAEDFMNKNPHCARTPLLLRATAGLRMLNEKSDEIINQVKRIFGEYSAIFQVDDNSVEIMDGSDEGLFAWFTVNYLLKRLEDLENSVAVLDLGGASLQITFYPTDDKKIPMNTSFIKEYAIMGKTKKLYNQSYLGFGYKAVRTKVFKSVDNSKINYTSPCQHTADQVSYSFNLINYSITAENAERSPDLHYLNCKNYIENIVKETVEPVHLNKNIVAISFFYYQALNAEMIDEHGGDVTLQQFEKVAKKCFDQEFDRKNPFKCFDLIYIYVLFLQGFGFPDDTPITFKKYINNFQLSWPLGAAYQALQ; this is encoded by the exons atgCAAACCACTGTAACAATTATACGTTTCATAGTAATCtatt ctcagtttactattttatacttacataatgtTGTTGAAGTAAATGCTGCTCCATCTACCCAACAATCAAACCAAAGCCATCAATTGAATTGTGTAGTCATTATAGATGCGGGAAGTACTGGATCTAAAGTCTTAGCTGCTGCTTTTAAAaaga agGATGGTAGCTATTTGCTAgacaactatatttttaaacgagaAGAAGGTGGTTTAGCTGAATATGCTGATgacgaaaaaaaa AGAGAAGATATAATACGTCATTTATTAGAGCAAGCTGaagattttatgaataaaaatcctCATTGTGCTAGAACACCACTTTTATTGAGAGCAACAGCTGGTTTAAGaatgttaaatgaaaaatcagatgaaattattaatcaa gtaaAAAGAATTTTCGGTGAATATAGCGCAATATTTCAAGTAGATGACAATTCGGTGGAAATAATGGATGGTAGTGATGAAGGGCTTTTTGCATGGTTCACAGTTAATTATCTcttaa aGAGATTAGAGGATCTCGAAAATTCGGTAGCAGTTTTAGATTTAGGTGGTGCATCTTTACAGATCACCTTTTACCCAActgacgataaaaaaataccaatgaATACTTCATTTATAAAAGAGTATGCGATTAtgggaaaaacaaaaaaattatataaccaaaG ttatttaggtTTTGGATACAAGGCTGTGCGAACAAAAGTTTTCAAATCGGtagataatagtaaaataaattatacttcacCATGTCAACACACAGCTGACCAAGTAtcttattcatttaatttaataaattactctaTAAC tgCAGAAAATGCAGAAAGAAGTCCTGATCttcattatttaaactgtaaaaattacattgaaaatattgttaaagaaACTGTCGAAcctgtacatttaaataaaaatatagtagcaATTTCTTTCTTTTACTACCAAGCTTTAAATGCTGAAATGATtg aTGAACATGGAGGAGATGTCACTTTACAACAGTTTGAAAAAGTcgcaaaaa AATGTTTTGATCAGGAATTTGATAGAAAAAATCCATTCAAATGTTTCGATTTGATCTACATTTATGTCTTATTTCTACAAGGATTTGGTTTTCCTGATGATACTCCAATCACT tttaagaaatatataaacaattttcaactAAGCTGGCCTCTTGGAGCTGCTTACCAAGCTTTACAATAA